In Gorilla gorilla gorilla isolate KB3781 chromosome 12, NHGRI_mGorGor1-v2.1_pri, whole genome shotgun sequence, the following are encoded in one genomic region:
- the LOC129526469 gene encoding LOW QUALITY PROTEIN: unconventional myosin-Vb-like (The sequence of the model RefSeq protein was modified relative to this genomic sequence to represent the inferred CDS: substituted 1 base at 1 genomic stop codon), whose product MKTCTFFVVIEQFCIQIMEALKATEDLHEEAAKALAQSERKRHEFNRQVTVQWKEKDFQGMLECHKEGEALLILNLVTDLKPQMLLDTVPCLPAYILYMCIRLTDQTNDDLKVHSLMTSTTNGIKKVLKKHSDDFEMMSFLLSNTCHLLHCLKPYSGDEGFMTQNTAKHNEHCLKNFDLTEYRQVLSDLSIQIYQQLFKIAEGVLQPMIVPAMLENESIQGLSGVKPTGSQKHSCSMADEDNSYRLEAIIRQMNAFHTVTCDQGLDPEIILQVFKQLFYMINAVTLNDLLLQKDVCSWSTGMQLRYNISELEEWLWGRNLHRSGVVQTMEPLIQAAQLLQLKKKTQEDAEAMCCLCASLSTQQIVKILNLXPPLNEFEEQVTAAFIQTIQAQLQEQNDPQQLLLDAKQMFPVLFPFHPSSLTVESIPACLNLEFLSEVDACLV is encoded by the exons ATGAAAACATGTACTTTCTTTGTGGTGATAGAGCAGTTCTGCATccagattatg GAAGCTCTAAAAGCAACTGAAGATTTACATGAAGAAGCTGCCAAGGCGTTGGCCCAGAGTGAGAGGAAGCGCCATGAGTTCAACAGGCAGGTCACAGTTCAGTGGAAAGAAAAGGATTTCCAGGGCATGTTGGAGTGCCACAAAGAGGGCGAGGCCCTCCTCATCCTCAACCTGGTGACAGACTTGAAGCCCCAGATGCTGTTGGACACAGTGCCCTGTCTCCCCGCCTACATCCTCTACATGTGCATCCGGCTCACGGACCAAACCAACGATGATCTCAAGGTGCACTCCCTGATGACCTCCACCACCAACGGCATTAAGAAAGTCCTGAAGAAGCACAGTGATGACTTTGAGATGATGTCATTCTTGTTATCCAACACCTGCCACCTTCTTCACTGTCTGAAGCCGTACAGCGGGGATGAGGGCTTCATGACTCAGAATACTGCAAAGCACAACGAACACTGCCTTAAGAACTTTGACCTCACCGAATACCGTCAGGTACTGAGCGACCTTTCCATTCAGATCTACCAGCAGCTCTTTAAAATTGCCGAGGGTGTGTTACAGCCGATGATAGTTCCTGCCATGTTGGAAAATGAGAGCATTCAGGGTCTATCTGGTGTGAAGCCCACTGGCTCCCAGAAGCACTCCTGCAGCATGGCAGATGAGGATAACTCATACCGCCTGGAAGCTATCATCCGCCAGATGAATGCCTTTCATACAGTCACGTGTGACCAGGGCTTGGACCCTGAGATCATCCTGCAGGTATTCAAACAGCTCTTCTACATGATCAACGCAGTGACTCTTAATGACCTGCTCCTGCAGAAGGACGTCTGCTCTTGGAGCACAGGCATGCAACTCAGGTACAATATAAGTGAGCTTGAGGAGTGGCTTTGGGGAAGAAACCTTCACCGGAGTGGAGTAGTTCAGACCATGGAACCTCTGATCCAAGCAGCCCAGCTCCTgcaattaaagaagaaaacccaggagGATGCAGAGGCCATGTGCTGCCTGTGTGCCTCTCTCAGCACCCAGCAGATTGTCAAAATTTTAAACCTTTAGCCTCCCCTGAATGAATTTGAAGAACAGGTAACAGCAGCCTTTATACAAACGATCCAGGCACAACTACAAGAGCAGAATGACCCTCAGCAACTGCTATTAGATGCCAAGCAAATGTTtcctgttttgtttccatttcatcCATCTTCCCTAACCGTGGAGTCAATCCCAGCATGTCTCAATCTGGAGTTCCTCAGTGAAGTAGATGCATGTTTAGTCTGA